CAGACACTCAAAACAGGAGATTAGAACTACAGGTATACAACCAATTgaacccaacgtttctgttgttaagtgagacatttgttaagttattaacgccccattttatgacctttcttgccacacttgttacgtgaatcacttcagttgataACCTTAAGTGAAtttagttaagtgaatctagcttccccgttgaccttgtcagaagggtgcaaaaggatcacatgaccttgggatcagCACTGgtcatgagccagttgccaagcatctgaagtttgatcacctgaccacatggggatgcttcaaagattgtaactgtgaaaacgTCCATGGGTCATTTGTTTCAGTGcctctgtaactttgaactgttactaaatgaactgttgtaagttgaggactacctgtgtagtcTGTCAGAGCTCACTAAATTGAGAAAGGCTGACTGAGTCATCATTTCCCAACGTTGGAAAGTCCTCCCGTAGGAGGAAGATTTAAATCAGCTCTCAATGGTGCAGAGTTGAAGGATTTCTGGTCGGAGATGCTGGAGCCGATGTAGGGGTGCAAACTGCACCCTTGCAGCCACACCCAACAGAAGACTCGGATCACTTCCCTCTTTGAGGGCACTCAGTAGAGGGAATGAgacacataatttttttttaaaggtctgaAGGTTTTTCCAACACTATCTCTCGGTGACTTTAGGAAAGAAATGATTCCCCAATATATTACTATGTGATCCTTgtggagttttatttttaaatacccCACTTTTGATTGTAGTTCTGGACTCCGGAATTCATTTGACTAAATTCTTGAATGAAACACGCCGAAGAATGAAACGAGGCGGGCAGAAAGCTGTCctgaaaacaaaatgcaaaagatGGGTAGCTATGCGCGAAGAGCAGCCATTACGAtaacaatagtttaaaaaaaaaaaaaaagcagctcttGGCCACCACCCCGCCGGAGATATTGTAATCGTATATCGTTCCGTCAGAGGGAGACAGACAAAACCCGCTAGGTCCCAATAACCAACGTCTGAACATTGCAAGCGAGTGTATTTACCGCCGCCGCCCCACCCCGCGTTGCGCCTTGGCGCCTCGCCTTTCTGATTGGTGGGAACGGAGACAAACCTAGGAGAGAGTCAAATAGCAACAGACCGAGACCACGTGACGGCGCGCGCTCCCATTAGTTCGGGGCTCCCTTCCAATCAGCGGTGAGATGTCGGATTCAAATTGGGTCGGGTGCTGTGTTGCCTTCACGGCAGTCGGTTAGTGACGAGCTCTGGGGCCGGAGGGGGATTTCGCTGTGGTCGCCGCCATTCCTCTCATAATGGCTCATAAGCAGATCTATTATTCGGATAAATACTTCGACGAAAACTACGAATACCGGTACGGGAACGGGGAGGCTCGTGTTACTTCGTTTGTGCCGGGgcgtgtgggggggagagagggggggaatggCTGAAGTCGGCTTTCGATCAATTTGCCCTTGCCTGGATACACAGAAGCGAAACAACGAGCGGTTGGCCGCCTCAGAGATTGTAACAAAAAGGAGAGCTGGGGAGCTTCAGGGATTATTTAGGAAACGCCGAGTGAAAGGTGGCATCAATGCTCACCAAAATCACCTTTATAGGTAGAAGCCGCCAGTGCTAAAGTACAGTAACCGCCTGATTGTTTTCATACACTCGATCTCTGAGGGAGCAACTTTTCTGGCTTTCCACCCTGAACTCTATCCTGACCGCAACtttgggaaaaataataataaagaattggCTGATCCGGGGTTAGCTCTCGGGGAAACCTAATGACTGAGTGGGCGTTGGCCGCAGGAATGGTTCTTTCTTTGTGCATCTTCTAGATTTAGGGAAATAGCTTGATTGTGCATGGTGTGAATATTGAATATTTGTTTGTGGAACTGCAAATTTAACGTAATATTAGATAATCCTTTGAAAGTATCTGAATGCTGCCATTGTGGATTACGTAACTTCAGCCGAAGCAGGATTCTAAAGAATTTCAATCACTTCCAAAAAGTAATGGATTTTTATAGGAAACTTTATTTTACTCATAACTGGGTTCATGCATATGGAGTCAAAACTAACCATTTTATGTGTGAGATTGATGTATACGTTTTAACTGTAATAGGCATGTGATGTTGCCAAGAGAGCTCTCAAAGCAAGTACCAAAAACACATCTAATGACTGAGGAAGAATGGAGAAGGCTTGGTGTTCAGCAGAGTCTTGGCTGGGTCCACTATATGATTCATGAACCAGGTAAAATAAATGcaggttttacatttttaaaaaatattttccctgtaGACTTCATGTTGCATTGATGTGAATGGTGAGTTTTTGCATAATCTACTGAAATATTTGTGTATTTCCTTTGTGgtcaacattttttccccttctatcaTCCGGGAATTGAagggaaaaatacaaatagaGTGTCTTATGTCAATTAAGCTAAATTGTATAGTTCTTGCTTTGTGATACAAAATACTTTGAATACATTTTGTTTAGCAAACTTACATGTCTtaataaatgtgaaatatttaGTTGTGCTATGACTTCACAATTTGTTTTGAACATGTTGGACTAAAGTCTATTTGAAAGTCTATATTTGAAAGGGGATTATCCTTCCCAAGTCAGTTAGAATGGCAGTGATAAAGGGATGTGTTTAATCGGCATGATTGGCAAGTGTAAGCTTTCATAACAGGCATAAACaaatttctatttttctcttgcaGAACCACATATCCTTCTTTTTAGAAGACCACTTCCAAAAGGCCAACAAAAATAACTTCTCTAAATTTCTGAAATTTTATGTACAAATGTATATATGTTGGTAGTATTCAGTGAATACTTgagaaaaatgtacaaataagtCATTACCTGTGCATGAGCTGTATTATTCACAGCAACAGAGCTCAGTAAAATGCAAAGTTAAGTTGGCTGCTATGATCTTGAACTCTCATTGTTAACAAGTGCCTATTTGCTCTTGTCAATTTTGTTCAATAAAGTTTACAACTTACATGTAATGTGTTGATTATAAAATCTTCAATGATCTTTGGTTTATATTAGCAATGTATCTTTCTATAACTATTAGAGCAATTCATCCTGTGGTTTTTCAACTCCTAAAATAGGTCTGAAGAAATAAACCTGTTTTTGAAATTAAATAATGGTATGTATTTCATGGATGTTAATTTCTTAATCTAATTTCCATACAGCATAAGAAAACTTGTCCAAATTTTTTAATAACAGCTGGCTTATTTCTCAGATCCTGCCTATATTTCTGAGATTTCCTAATAGATCAGCTAGTCATAAATATCACCTGCTGTGAAACTAAGAAAATTGTCCATCTCTCAAAAACATGAGACTTATGGGTAAAACCAATTGACAAAATCATACTGATTTGTGGTAATAACTTGTTTCCAAAGTGCTTATGGATCAATTGCTCTGTTACCTCAAAAATCTTTCCCAGTATTGATGATAGAATGAGTCTTACTGTTTCTGGAAATGTATTCTGTTTTTGAGAATTTCTCAAGGATAAATATTTGGCTAAACTACAGTAAATTCCTTAAATACTCTAGGATGCAATTCATCTGACTCTGGAGATTTAAACTGAAATGCACATTTCATCACCTTGTTTATCAATCTCATACTCCAACAGGCTGGAAGATTGAGCTGAGAGTAACAAGATATTCTTTAATATAGCTAATTGTTGAAGTATTACATTTAGAGATGGTAAAAATATAGGAGCTACATATAACAGGGAAATAATTGTTTGGAAACACTACATTTGAACAGGACTTGGGTGTGGTTATTGGCAAGATGAGTCAGCATTCTGATACACCCATGAGAAGGTAGGTTACAGACTTGGCTTGCATTTTAAGAATTGTGTCAAGGGTGCATGAAGTCATTC
This genomic window from Ahaetulla prasina isolate Xishuangbanna chromosome 2, ASM2864084v1, whole genome shotgun sequence contains:
- the CKS2 gene encoding cyclin-dependent kinases regulatory subunit 2, with product MAHKQIYYSDKYFDENYEYRHVMLPRELSKQVPKTHLMTEEEWRRLGVQQSLGWVHYMIHEPEPHILLFRRPLPKGQQK